The following are encoded in a window of Pan troglodytes isolate AG18354 chromosome 4, NHGRI_mPanTro3-v2.0_pri, whole genome shotgun sequence genomic DNA:
- the RBM22 gene encoding pre-mRNA-splicing factor RBM22 — translation MATSLGSNTYNRQNWEDADFPILCQTCLGENPYIRMTKEKYGKECKICARPFTVFRWCPGVRMRFKKTEVCQTCSKLKNVCQTCLLDLEYGLPIQVRDAGLSFKDDMPKSDVNKEYYTQNMEREISNSDGTRPVGMLGKATSTSDMLLKLARTTPYYKRNRPHICSFWVKGECKRGEECPYRHEKPTDPDDPLADQNIKDRYYGINDPVADKLLKRASTMPRLDPPEDKTITTLYVGGLGDTITETDLRNHFYQFGEIRTITVVQRQQCAFIQFATRQAAEVAAEKSFNKLIVNGRRLNVKWGRSQAARGKEKEKDGTTDSGIKLEPVPGLPGALPPPPAAEEEASANYFNLPPSGPPAVVNIALPPPPGIAPPPPPGFGPHMFHPMGPPPPFMRAPGPIHYPSQDPQRMGAHAGKHSSP, via the exons ATGGCGACCTCTCTGGGTTCCAACACCTACAACAGGCAGAACTGGGAGGATGCG GACTTCCCCATTCTGTGCCAGACATGTCTTGGAGAAAACCCATATATCCGAATG acCAAAGAAAAGTATGGGAAGGAATGCAAA ATCTGTGCCAGGCCATTCACAGTGTTTCGCTGGTGCCCTGGAGTCCGCATGCGTTTCAAGAAGACTGAAGTGTGCCAAACCTGCAGTAAATTGAAGAATGTCTGTCAGACCTGCCTCTTAGACCTAGAGTATG GCCTGCCCATCCAGGTTCGTGACGCAGGATTGTCTTTTAAAGACGACATGCCAAAGTCAGATGTCAACAAAGAGTACTATACACAGAATATGGAGAGAGAG ATTTCTAACTCTGATGGAACACGGCCAGTTGGCATGCTGGGGAAAGCCACATCTACCAGTGACATGCTGCTCAAACTGGCCCGGACCACACCCTACTACAAAAGGAATCGACCCCACATTTGCTCCTTCTGGGTGAAAGGAGAGTGTAAGAGAGGAGAGGAATGTCCATACAG ACATGAGAAGCCTACAGATCCAGATGACCCCCTTGCTGATCAGAATATTAAAGATCGTTATTACGGAATCAATGATCCTGTGGCTGACAAGCTTCTAAAGCGGGCTTCAACAATGCCTCGGCTGGACCCACCAGAGGATAAAACTATCACCACACTATATGTTGGTGGTCTAGGTGATACCATTACTGAGACAGATTTAAG AAATCATTTCTACCAGTTCGGAGAGATCCGGACGATCACTGTTGTGCAGAGACAGCAGTGTGCTTTCATCCAGTTTGCCACACGGCAGGCTGCAGAAGTGGCTGCTGAGAAGTCCTTTAATAAGTTGATTGTAAATGGCCGCAGACTGAATGTGAAATGGGGAAG ATCCCAGgcagccagaggaaaagaaaaagagaaagatggaaCTACAGACTCTGGGATCAAACTGGAACCTGTTCCAGGATTGCCAGGAG ctcttcctcctcctcctgcggCAGAAGAAGAAGCCTCTGCCAACTACTTCAACTTGCCCCCAAGTGGTCCTCCAGCTGTGGTGAACATTGCTCTGCCACCGCCCCCTGGCAttgctccacccccacccccag GTTTTGGGCCACACATGTTCCACCCAATGGGACCACCCCCTCCTTTCATGCGGGCTCCAGGACCAATCCACTATCCTTCTCAGGACCCTCAGAGGATGGGAGCTCATGCTGGAAAACACAGCAGCCCCTAG